From the genome of Chania multitudinisentens RB-25, one region includes:
- the menH gene encoding 2-succinyl-6-hydroxy-2,4-cyclohexadiene-1-carboxylate synthase, with protein MLAARILQQGENQRPWLVWLHGLLGNNNEWRVIASRCEQWPSLAIDLPGHGDSASQPCQDFVDISRQITATLQQYKIEDYWLVGYSLGGRIAMYHACYGEPQGLRGIVVEGGNPGLECEALRAQRRAHDANWASRFRAEPIEQVLADWYQQPIFSDLNQIHREALIAARSANLGPAVADMLEATSLGRQPWLVPQLQRLALPVRVLCGADDHKFQMLAREADLPLRTVPQAGHNAHLANPADFAAALHEFLDHKGTEHAVSQ; from the coding sequence ATGCTGGCAGCACGCATTTTACAACAAGGTGAAAACCAGCGCCCGTGGCTGGTTTGGTTGCATGGTCTACTGGGTAACAACAATGAGTGGCGGGTCATCGCTTCACGTTGTGAACAGTGGCCTTCGTTAGCGATCGATTTGCCCGGTCATGGTGATTCTGCCTCGCAGCCTTGCCAGGATTTTGTTGATATCAGCCGGCAAATCACCGCCACGTTACAGCAATATAAGATTGAAGATTACTGGCTGGTGGGCTATTCGCTCGGTGGCCGGATAGCCATGTATCACGCTTGTTACGGCGAGCCGCAAGGGTTACGGGGGATCGTGGTCGAAGGCGGTAATCCGGGGTTAGAGTGCGAAGCGTTACGCGCCCAGCGCCGTGCCCATGATGCCAACTGGGCCAGCCGCTTCCGTGCTGAACCGATCGAACAGGTGCTGGCGGACTGGTATCAGCAACCGATATTTAGCGATCTGAACCAGATACACCGTGAGGCGCTGATCGCTGCCCGCTCTGCTAATCTTGGCCCGGCGGTGGCCGACATGTTGGAAGCCACTTCACTTGGGCGGCAGCCGTGGCTGGTGCCGCAATTGCAACGCTTGGCGCTGCCGGTCAGGGTGCTGTGTGGCGCAGATGACCACAAATTTCAAATGCTGGCGCGGGAGGCTGATTTGCCGCTGCGTACCGTGCCACAGGCTGGACATAACGCCCATTTGGCGAACCCGGCGGACTTTGCTGCCGCGTTACATGAATTTCTTGATCATAAAGGAACCGAACATGCTGTATCCCAATGA
- a CDS encoding DMT family transporter translates to MVALWMVAASAFFALMGACIKLASVKVGFFDIIFYRSFINVLIVAALIKIKNIGFRTRHLGLHMKRAAIGNAAMYCGFYSLIHLPIATATTLGYTNPIFQSVIVFITTKGQLTGKLLFAVLLGFAGILILLRPDVPNGEFAATIIGLLSGLLTALAYFNVGKLVRTGEPELRVVFYFSLVGTLVGGVMATSIGFAALDAATLLCVCAIGVFGSLGQITMTRAYGSGNPVIVSILSYSTIIFSTLLGYLLFEEKLSSVAAIGIALIILSGALAILRRAPAKAAKVTSA, encoded by the coding sequence ATGGTTGCTTTATGGATGGTTGCCGCCAGTGCATTTTTTGCGCTGATGGGAGCCTGTATCAAACTAGCCTCGGTGAAAGTGGGTTTCTTTGACATCATCTTTTATCGTTCATTTATCAACGTGCTGATTGTTGCTGCACTGATTAAAATCAAAAATATCGGTTTCCGTACCCGGCACTTGGGGCTGCATATGAAACGTGCGGCTATTGGTAATGCGGCGATGTATTGCGGTTTCTACTCCCTGATTCATTTACCGATTGCCACCGCCACCACCCTGGGCTACACCAATCCTATTTTTCAGTCGGTGATCGTCTTTATCACCACTAAAGGGCAACTGACCGGCAAGCTGTTATTTGCGGTGCTGCTGGGTTTTGCTGGCATCCTGATCCTGCTACGCCCGGATGTGCCGAACGGTGAATTTGCTGCGACAATAATCGGCCTGTTGTCAGGATTGTTAACCGCATTGGCTTATTTTAACGTTGGCAAATTGGTACGCACGGGTGAACCCGAATTGCGGGTGGTGTTTTATTTCTCTCTGGTTGGAACGTTGGTAGGGGGAGTAATGGCGACAAGCATCGGGTTTGCGGCGCTTGATGCGGCCACTTTGTTATGTGTCTGCGCCATCGGCGTATTCGGCAGTCTGGGGCAAATCACCATGACCCGCGCCTACGGCAGCGGCAATCCAGTGATTGTCAGCATTCTGTCTTACAGCACGATTATTTTCTCCACGCTGCTTGGCTATCTGCTGTTCGAAGAAAAATTGTCTTCTGTGGCTGCTATTGGCATTGCGCTGATTATTCTTTCTGGCGCACTGGCCATTTTACGGCGTGCCCCGGCAAAAGCGGCCAAGGTAACATCGGCGTGA
- the menF gene encoding isochorismate synthase MenF yields MEQFSGLLRQLRQQLEQVFPTEAGWRQIILPVPERLATMLLEWLAAQAVFPQFYWRQREGQQEAAVCGALRQFTHPAQAQAFLYAYPAARLWGLNAFDNRALLFLPRMEILNYSGKGELTLNLFSEHSLDEDVVAASRWLDELVAAKPLAEMQTTVASVLHQPERSEWENQLRDVLQAIEKRQLEKVVLARRTLLTLSSPLFAPALMAASRKVNHRCYHFMMRFNAHSAFLGSSPERLYRREGRHLLTEALAGTVANHTDGQQARALAQWLLHDVKNQQENLLVVDDICQRLQGGANAVDVLPPEVVRLRKVQHLRRRIEGQLNHGDDADCLQRLQPTAAVAGLPRQAARDFIQQHEPFSRGWYAGSAGYLAVAQSEFCVALRSTQIDGAQVQLYAGAGIVAGSDPAEEWQEIENKAAGLRTLLQPENKL; encoded by the coding sequence GTGGAGCAATTTTCGGGATTGTTGCGGCAGTTACGCCAGCAGCTTGAGCAGGTTTTTCCCACTGAAGCCGGATGGCGGCAAATCATACTGCCAGTTCCTGAACGTCTGGCGACCATGTTGTTGGAGTGGCTGGCGGCCCAGGCGGTATTCCCGCAGTTTTACTGGCGTCAGCGTGAAGGGCAGCAAGAGGCAGCGGTCTGCGGGGCATTGAGGCAATTCACGCATCCTGCACAGGCGCAGGCGTTTCTGTACGCTTATCCCGCTGCCCGCCTGTGGGGGCTTAACGCTTTTGACAATAGAGCCTTATTATTCTTGCCACGTATGGAAATACTCAACTATTCAGGTAAAGGTGAACTGACGCTGAATCTGTTTTCTGAACATTCGCTGGATGAGGACGTCGTTGCTGCGAGCCGCTGGCTTGACGAACTGGTGGCGGCAAAACCGCTGGCTGAAATGCAAACCACCGTGGCTTCGGTGTTGCATCAACCAGAGCGTTCCGAGTGGGAAAATCAGCTGCGTGATGTGTTGCAGGCGATAGAAAAACGGCAGCTGGAGAAAGTTGTGCTGGCTCGCCGCACGCTGCTGACGCTGAGCAGCCCGTTGTTTGCCCCCGCGTTGATGGCAGCCAGCCGCAAAGTCAATCATCGGTGTTATCACTTTATGATGCGCTTTAATGCGCACTCGGCGTTTCTCGGCTCCAGCCCGGAAAGATTATATCGGCGCGAAGGGCGGCATTTATTGACCGAAGCGTTAGCGGGCACCGTTGCCAACCATACGGATGGGCAGCAGGCGCGTGCGTTGGCGCAGTGGCTGCTGCACGATGTAAAAAACCAGCAGGAAAATTTGCTGGTGGTTGACGATATTTGCCAGCGCCTGCAAGGGGGAGCCAACGCGGTAGACGTATTGCCCCCCGAAGTGGTGCGTTTGCGTAAAGTGCAGCACCTGCGGCGGCGTATTGAAGGGCAACTGAACCACGGCGATGACGCTGATTGCCTGCAACGGCTACAGCCCACCGCGGCGGTGGCGGGTTTGCCACGCCAGGCGGCGCGTGATTTTATCCAGCAGCACGAGCCTTTTTCCCGAGGTTGGTATGCGGGTTCAGCCGGTTATCTTGCGGTTGCGCAGTCTGAATTCTGCGTAGCGCTGCGTTCAACCCAGATCGATGGTGCACAGGTTCAGCTTTATGCTGGCGCAGGTATTGTTGCCGGTTCAGATCCTGCTGAGGAATGGCAGGAAATTGAAAATAAAGCGGCGGGGTTGCGTACTCTCTTGCAGCCAGAAAATAAGCTCTAA
- the menB gene encoding 1,4-dihydroxy-2-naphthoyl-CoA synthase — translation MLYPNEQQLYAAIDWQDCSGDFEDILYHKSSDGIAKITINRPQVRNAFRPHTVKEMIEALANARYDDGIGTIILTGAGDKAFCSGGDQKVRGDYGGYRDDSGVHHLNVLDFQRQIRTCPKPVVAMVAGYSIGGGHVLHMMCDLTIAADNAIFGQTGPKVGSFDGGWGASYMARIVGQKKAREIWFLCRQYDAAAALEMGLVNTVVPLASLEKETVRWCREMLQNSPMALRCLKAALNADCDGQAGLQELAGNATMLFYMTDEGQEGRNAFNEKRQPDFSKFKRNP, via the coding sequence ATGCTGTATCCCAATGAACAACAACTGTATGCCGCTATTGACTGGCAGGACTGCTCTGGCGATTTCGAGGATATCCTGTATCACAAGTCCAGCGACGGCATTGCCAAAATTACCATCAACCGCCCGCAGGTGCGTAACGCTTTCCGCCCGCATACGGTGAAAGAGATGATCGAGGCGCTGGCGAACGCGCGTTATGACGACGGGATCGGCACGATCATTCTTACCGGTGCCGGTGACAAAGCTTTTTGTTCCGGTGGCGATCAGAAAGTGCGGGGTGATTACGGCGGCTACCGCGATGACAGCGGCGTACATCACCTGAATGTGCTCGATTTCCAGCGCCAAATCCGTACCTGCCCGAAACCGGTGGTGGCGATGGTGGCTGGTTACTCGATTGGTGGCGGCCACGTGCTGCATATGATGTGCGATCTGACCATTGCGGCTGATAACGCTATTTTTGGTCAAACCGGCCCGAAGGTAGGCTCTTTTGACGGTGGCTGGGGCGCTTCCTATATGGCACGTATCGTTGGCCAGAAAAAGGCGCGCGAGATCTGGTTCCTGTGCCGGCAATACGATGCGGCGGCGGCGTTGGAGATGGGGCTGGTCAATACCGTAGTGCCCTTGGCAAGCCTTGAAAAAGAGACGGTGCGCTGGTGCCGAGAAATGCTGCAAAACAGCCCTATGGCCTTACGCTGCCTGAAAGCGGCGCTCAACGCTGACTGTGATGGTCAGGCAGGTTTGCAGGAGCTGGCGGGTAACGCCACCATGCTGTTCTATATGACCGACGAAGGTCAGGAAGGGCGCAACGCATTCAATGAAAAGCGCCAGCCGGACTTCAGCAAATTTAAGCGTAATCCGTAA
- the menC gene encoding o-succinylbenzoate synthase, with amino-acid sequence MGALTRSAAIYRYRLPMEAGVVLRNQRLKTRDGLLIHLQQGEQQGWGEIAPLPEFSQETLEQAQQATLIGLQAWLVGEDMAASELPSVAFGISCALAELTGLLPLRADYRKAPLCTGDPDELFAMLNALPGEKVAKVKVGLYEAVRDGMVVNVLLEALPELKLRLDANRSWTRAKADSFAKYVNPAWRDRIAFLEEPCKTRDESRGFAQATGIAIAWDESVREADFVVQAEPGVAAIVIKPTLVGSLSRCRELVEQAHQAGLTAVISSSIESSLGLTQLARIAHWLTPDTIPGLDTLDLMQAQLMRGWPESRLPLLNTDALECLWRS; translated from the coding sequence ATGGGGGCGTTAACCCGTAGCGCGGCTATTTACCGTTACCGCTTGCCGATGGAGGCTGGCGTGGTGCTGCGTAATCAGCGCTTGAAAACCCGCGACGGTTTGTTGATCCACCTGCAACAAGGGGAACAGCAAGGCTGGGGCGAGATTGCGCCACTGCCGGAATTCAGCCAGGAAACGTTGGAGCAGGCGCAACAGGCTACCTTGATTGGATTGCAGGCATGGCTGGTGGGGGAGGATATGGCTGCCAGCGAGCTGCCTTCGGTGGCTTTCGGCATCAGCTGCGCGCTGGCTGAGCTGACCGGGTTATTGCCGCTACGGGCTGACTACCGCAAGGCGCCGCTTTGCACGGGCGATCCCGATGAGCTGTTTGCAATGCTGAATGCGTTGCCGGGTGAAAAAGTCGCCAAAGTGAAAGTGGGCCTGTATGAAGCGGTGCGTGATGGCATGGTGGTCAACGTACTGCTGGAGGCGTTGCCGGAGCTTAAATTGCGGCTGGATGCCAACCGCAGTTGGACGCGCGCCAAAGCCGACAGCTTTGCCAAGTACGTTAATCCGGCATGGCGCGATCGTATCGCATTTCTGGAGGAGCCTTGTAAAACTCGCGATGAGTCGCGGGGTTTTGCTCAGGCGACCGGCATTGCCATTGCCTGGGACGAAAGCGTGCGTGAGGCGGATTTTGTGGTACAGGCCGAGCCAGGCGTCGCCGCGATTGTCATCAAGCCGACGCTGGTCGGTAGCCTGAGCCGCTGCCGCGAACTGGTTGAACAGGCGCACCAGGCTGGGCTAACGGCGGTGATCAGTTCCAGTATTGAATCCAGCCTGGGCCTGACGCAGCTGGCGCGTATTGCCCACTGGCTGACGCCGGATACGATACCTGGGTTGGATACGTTGGATCTGATGCAGGCGCAGCTGATGCGCGGTTGGCCAGAAAGCAGGTTGCCGTTATTGAATACGGATGCGCTGGAGTGTTTATGGCGCAGTTAA
- the menE gene encoding o-succinylbenzoate--CoA ligase, with amino-acid sequence MAQLNDWPWCHWAAQRPQATALIVEHQPISWQALQQQVERLAADFQHQGVLPGSGVVLCGKNSYPLLLAYLALLQCGARLLPLNPALPTAMLTALLPELDIVFAVGPDELPDLPSHIIRLAPPTGAEYPLQRLPWCEQRLATLTLTSGSSGLPKAAAHSYAGHLASAEGVLRLMDFQPQDRWLLSLPLFHVSGQGIVWRWLAVGAQLVVREMQPLATALAGCTHASLVPTQLWRLLSEPLIEHALKEVLLGGAMIPVSLSQQAEAMGIRCWCGYGLTELASTVCAKRADELPGVGLPLYGREIRLVEQEIWIRSQSLALGYWQRGALLPMVDEQGWFHTRDRGVMEQGELRIVGRLDNLFFSGGEGVQPEDVERVLAAHPQILQVFIVPVDDSEFGQRPVAVIDSEGDLTLDALLAWADNRLANFQRPVALFALPDEMKTGGIKISRRQVWEWLAKH; translated from the coding sequence ATGGCGCAGTTAAATGACTGGCCGTGGTGCCATTGGGCCGCACAGCGCCCGCAGGCGACGGCGTTGATTGTCGAACATCAACCGATCAGTTGGCAGGCGTTACAACAGCAGGTTGAGCGGTTGGCGGCAGATTTTCAGCATCAAGGCGTTCTGCCGGGCAGTGGCGTAGTGCTGTGTGGTAAAAACAGCTACCCGTTGTTGCTGGCTTATCTGGCGCTGTTGCAGTGTGGGGCACGTTTGTTGCCGCTTAATCCGGCGTTGCCTACTGCGATGCTGACGGCGCTGTTGCCGGAGCTGGATATCGTTTTTGCTGTCGGTCCTGATGAGCTACCCGATCTGCCGTCTCACATTATCCGCTTAGCGCCGCCCACAGGGGCAGAATATCCTCTGCAACGCTTGCCTTGGTGTGAACAACGTTTGGCCACGTTGACGCTGACTTCGGGCTCCAGTGGTTTGCCAAAAGCGGCCGCGCACAGCTACGCCGGGCATTTGGCCAGTGCTGAAGGCGTGCTGCGCCTGATGGATTTTCAGCCACAGGATCGCTGGTTGCTCTCTTTGCCACTGTTTCACGTTTCTGGGCAGGGAATTGTTTGGCGTTGGTTGGCGGTGGGGGCACAACTGGTGGTGCGTGAGATGCAGCCTTTGGCCACGGCGTTGGCGGGTTGTACCCACGCTTCACTGGTGCCAACTCAACTGTGGCGCCTGTTGTCTGAGCCGCTGATCGAACACGCGCTGAAAGAAGTGCTGCTCGGTGGGGCGATGATCCCGGTTTCGCTCAGCCAGCAGGCAGAAGCCATGGGTATCCGCTGCTGGTGTGGTTATGGCTTGACCGAACTGGCTTCTACCGTATGTGCGAAACGTGCCGATGAATTGCCGGGAGTAGGGTTACCGCTATATGGCCGTGAAATACGGTTGGTGGAACAGGAGATATGGATCCGCTCGCAAAGCTTGGCGCTGGGGTATTGGCAGCGGGGAGCACTGCTGCCAATGGTTGATGAACAGGGCTGGTTCCATACGCGCGATCGCGGCGTGATGGAACAGGGTGAATTGCGCATTGTTGGGCGGTTGGATAATTTGTTTTTTAGCGGTGGCGAAGGCGTGCAGCCTGAGGACGTTGAGCGGGTGCTGGCGGCGCATCCGCAAATTCTGCAGGTATTTATCGTTCCTGTTGATGATTCCGAATTCGGTCAGCGGCCTGTAGCGGTGATCGACAGTGAAGGTGATCTGACGTTAGATGCTTTACTCGCATGGGCAGATAATAGGCTGGCGAACTTCCAGCGGCCAGTTGCGCTATTTGCCTTGCCTGATGAGATGAAAACGGGGGGGATCAAGATCTCGCGTCGCCAGGTATGGGAGTGGTTGGCTAAACACTAG
- the menD gene encoding 2-succinyl-5-enolpyruvyl-6-hydroxy-3-cyclohexene-1-carboxylic-acid synthase, with protein sequence MSTSVFNRRWAALLLEALSRHGVRHVCIAPGSRSTPLTLAAAAHRSFICHTHFDERGLGHLALGLAKATGEPVAVIVTSGTAAANLYPALIEAGLTGERLVFLTADRPPELINCGANQAIRQTGLYASHPSLNIDLPRPSPDIPARWLVSTVDSAMAHLLHGALHINCPFAEPLYGGDEQQHEAWSAALGDWWQGTQPWLREADPHQVLQEPDWLFWQQKRGVVIAGRMSAEDGVRLAAWAATLGWPLISDALSQTGQPLPCADLWLAQPRARALLENAQLVVQFGSSLTGKRLLQWQEHCQPEEYWLIDSLPGRLDPAHHRGRRIRAAVNEWLDLHPAQTGLPWSGDLAALAQETFEATSEYLANRFGEAQLAHRLPTLLPENGQLFLGNSLIVRLIDALAQLPAGYPVFSNRGASGIDGLISTAAGVQRATAKPTLAVVGDLSALYDLNALALLRQCSAPMVLIVVNNNGGQIFSLLPTPAWERQRFYCMPQNVDFSHAAAMFQLNYACPENWDRLQQAVEQGWRHCGTTLIELQVPPSDGAETLQHLVQQWAVN encoded by the coding sequence ATGTCGACAAGTGTTTTTAATCGCCGGTGGGCGGCGTTATTGTTAGAAGCGCTGTCTCGCCATGGAGTACGGCATGTCTGTATCGCTCCGGGATCGCGTTCAACGCCGCTGACGCTGGCTGCGGCTGCGCACAGGTCTTTTATCTGCCATACCCATTTTGATGAACGCGGGCTGGGCCATTTAGCACTTGGTCTGGCAAAAGCCACAGGTGAGCCAGTGGCGGTGATCGTCACGTCTGGCACCGCTGCGGCCAATCTCTATCCTGCTTTGATTGAGGCTGGGCTAACGGGCGAACGGCTGGTGTTTCTCACTGCGGATCGGCCACCTGAGTTGATTAACTGCGGTGCTAACCAGGCGATTCGTCAAACCGGCCTCTATGCCAGCCATCCCTCGCTGAATATCGATTTACCGCGCCCCAGCCCGGATATTCCGGCCCGTTGGCTGGTTTCTACCGTCGATAGTGCGATGGCACACCTGCTGCACGGTGCATTGCATATCAACTGCCCGTTCGCGGAACCGTTGTATGGGGGGGATGAGCAACAGCATGAAGCCTGGTCGGCTGCATTGGGGGATTGGTGGCAAGGAACTCAGCCCTGGCTGCGAGAAGCCGATCCACATCAGGTATTGCAAGAGCCGGACTGGCTTTTCTGGCAGCAGAAACGCGGGGTGGTGATTGCCGGGCGCATGAGTGCTGAAGATGGGGTGCGCTTGGCCGCCTGGGCTGCAACACTGGGTTGGCCGTTGATTAGTGATGCACTTTCGCAAACCGGCCAGCCATTGCCCTGTGCAGATCTGTGGTTGGCGCAACCACGGGCGCGCGCGCTGTTGGAAAATGCGCAACTGGTGGTGCAGTTTGGCAGCAGTCTGACCGGCAAACGCCTGCTGCAATGGCAGGAACATTGCCAGCCAGAAGAGTATTGGCTGATTGATTCTCTGCCTGGGCGGTTAGATCCAGCACATCACCGCGGCCGTCGTATTCGCGCTGCCGTAAATGAATGGCTCGATCTGCACCCGGCGCAGACAGGTTTGCCGTGGAGCGGAGATTTAGCGGCATTGGCACAGGAAACCTTTGAGGCAACTTCTGAGTATTTAGCTAACCGCTTTGGTGAGGCGCAATTGGCACATCGGTTGCCGACGTTGTTGCCAGAGAACGGCCAACTGTTTCTTGGCAATAGCCTGATTGTGCGTTTGATCGATGCGCTGGCTCAATTACCGGCTGGTTACCCGGTGTTCAGCAACCGCGGAGCCAGCGGCATTGATGGGCTGATCTCTACCGCTGCCGGGGTGCAACGTGCCACGGCTAAACCCACGCTGGCGGTGGTTGGCGATCTGTCCGCGTTATATGACCTGAATGCGCTGGCGCTGCTGCGCCAATGCTCGGCACCGATGGTGCTGATTGTGGTGAATAATAACGGTGGGCAGATCTTCTCATTGCTGCCGACGCCGGCGTGGGAACGCCAGCGTTTTTACTGCATGCCGCAGAACGTGGATTTCAGCCATGCGGCGGCGATGTTCCAGCTTAACTACGCCTGCCCGGAAAATTGGGATCGGTTGCAACAGGCGGTGGAGCAGGGCTGGCGCCATTGTGGAACGACATTGATTGAACTACAGGTGCCGCCAAGTGACGGTGCAGAGACATTACAACATCTAGTACAACAATGGGCGGTGAACTGA